CGCACCTCCTTCCCCATCAACGGACCCGTCCACCCGGCATGAGCCGTGTGGCAACTTGAGCCGGCCGGCTGCCCGCCAGGGCATTCGGCCATAGTGAAGGAGTACGGCATGGATCGTTCGCAGAAATCTGAAGCGGTCGCCGAGCTGAACAAGGTCTTCAACGAGGTCGGCGTGGTGGTTGTCACCCGCAACCTCGGCATGACGGTGGGCCAGTCCACCGATCTGCGCGGGAAGATGCGTGATGCAGGCGCCAGCTACAAGGTTGCGAAGAACCGTCTCGCCAAGCTCGCCCTGAAAGACACCGATTACGCGGGCATCGAGGAATACCTCACCGGTCCCGTGGGTCTCGCCTGGTCGACAGACCCGGTCGCGGCCGCCAAGGCTGCCGTCGACTTTGCCAAGTCGAACGACAAGCTGGAAATCGTCGGTGGATCGATGGGCACGCAGGTGCTCGACGAAGCTGGTATCAGGTCCCTGGCCTCGATGCCCAGCCTCGACGAACTGCGCGGCAAGATCGTGGGCCTCGTCAATGCCCCGGCGACCAAGGTCGTCCGGACCATTGCCGAACCTGCAGGAATGCTGGCCCGCGTCGTCGGCGCATATGCCGCCAAAGACGCAGCCTAGCAGACACGCCGCGTAAGAGACGCTTTCTAAGCACGAGACGAAACATCATGGGGCACATTCTTTCGCCCCGCCCAATTTGGAGTGACCATCATGGCTGACATTGCCAAGCTTGTTGAAGACCTTTCCGCCCTGACCGTCATGGAAGCGGCCGAACTCGCCAAGGCGCTTGAAGAAGCGTGGGGCGTTTCTGCCGCGGCCGCCGTCGCGGTTGCCGGCCCCGCCGCCGGTGGCGACGCCCCGGCTGCCGAAGAGCAGACCGAGTTCGACGTGATCCTCACCGGCGACGGTGGCAAGAAGATCCAGGTCATCAAGGAAGTCCGCGCCATCACCGGCCTGGGCCTGACCGAAGCCAAGACCCTCGTGGAATCGGCTCCGAAGGTCGTCAAGGAAGGCGTCAACAAGGCCGAGGCCGAAGAGGTCAAGGCCAAGATCGAAGCTGCCGGCGGTACCGTCGAGCTGAAGTAAGCTTTTCACGGCTTGCACTTCGATCCCTTACCGGATCACCAAGGGGGGCGGTGCCGCGAGGCGCCGCCCTTTTTGCTGCATCTTGCCAGATCGCGGAACAATGCCTGCCCGATGCGCACTGTCCCGGAACCACCGGCGCATTTCGCGATTGGGCTCAAAGACATGAACGCCGCCGCGATCCTTTTCCTGCAAGCCGTCGGCACTGCGACACCCGCCGCTCCCGCACCCCCGCCCGACATCGAATTCAACGCCCGTATCGAGGCGCGCCGCGTGGATGTGCGGCAGGGCGGGGACCTGCGGGCCGAGTTTCGCGCCGACCCGGGCGAGGCGCCGCCGGTGCAAGTCGAACGCTCAGACCCGCGTGGCCAGCGCAGCTACCGTAACCTCACGATCCGCATCCACGGCGAGGCGACGCTGATCGAGCCCGTGGCCGCGACCCGAACCCCGCAACAACAACAGCCAGAACAGGGAACCCCGACCGATGAGAACGATCCGCTATAGCCTTGCCGCCGCCGCCGCACTGACGACGCTGGCCTTCGCCATGCCCGCCAGCGCACAGCAGCGGCAGGACCGGGGGCAGGACCAGCAGTCCGCCGCCAGCCCGGCGGTTCAGTATCTCACCAGCGTTCCCGCCAGCGAGCAACCCGACGTGGTGCTCGACGTGCCGAACCTGTCGGTCGAATCGATTTCGCTGGAGGTGCAGGGGCTGGAGGCGCACATCTCACTCGACGCGCGCCTGGCGAACCTGCTGCGCCTGAACGCGGGTGCCGACGTCACGCTGGAATCGGTCTCGCTGGAGATTACCGGGGTGCAGGCGCAGGCAGCGCTGATCGTGCGGCTCGACAACGTGCGCGCCATCATCGAGCGCACGCTTCAGACGCTCGACAACAATCCCGAAATCATCACGTCGCTGACCGAGGCCCTGCCCGGCACGGTCGATACGCTCGGCGGTGTCGTCAACAACACGGTCGGCACGGTGGGCGACCTTACGCAGGGCGTCCTGCGCTCGGGCGCGGTTCTCGACCTTGCCTCGAGCGGGCTCGACCTCGTGAACGAGACGGTAAATTCTGCCGGCCAGACCGTGCGCAGCCTGCGTGCAGACGACGGTGCGCTCTATCAAGTGGTGACCGACAACGCGGGTCGGATCGTCAGCTCGACGCGTGGCTAGTCCGCGCGCCACAGTCGGCGCAGCGCGAACGCGACGATCGCCTCTGACGCAAGGCCGATAGCCACGCCGACTATCACGTCACTGGGGAAGTGCGCCTTGCGTGGCACCTGGATCGCCGAGGCGGTGGTCGCGAGAGCCATCGCCACGGGCGCGCCACCAGGATATTCGCGTGCCACCGCCCGCGCCACGGCAAAGGCGCCGGCACTGTGGCCGGACGGGAACGAGCGGTCCTCGCCGTCCGTGCTTGTGCCCGGCTCGATGGCATGCTCGCCTTCCCGCTCCACCTTGCCCGGACGCGGACGATCGATGCGGTCCTTGACCAGTGTCTTGATGCCGGTGGCGAGCGCGTGGCTTGCCAGCATTGCAAGGCCCGTACGTGCCAGCCGCGGCCGGCGTGTCAGCAGGCCGGCGATTAGCGTGCCGAGCGAAGCGGCGATCAGGGGCGGCTGGTCGGCGAGTTCGCTCGCCGCACCGATCGCCTTGAGCGCCGGATTGTCGCGATAGGGGTGCAGCGCGCCCACAACCGCCAGGTCCATGCTAGCGATGAGGCCTTCGCCTGTCGCGGCGTCATCGAGATTTGTCTGTCGTTGATCCATGCCGCTGCAACGCACGACAGGGGTTTTCGGCGATGCCCTAAATGCGATAATTGATGCGGGCGCCGATCATGTCGATGCCGGGGTTCTGGTTGCTGTCGAAGATCTGGCCCTGGCTGATGTGCATCCAGTGCGCCTCCACGCTGGCGCGTTCGGACACGCGATAGCCGACGCCGATCTCGGGTTCGAACAGCACCCGGCTGCCGAGGTCGGTGCGGATGCCGGTGGCCGGGTTCACGCGAAGTTCCGGCCCGTCGTGAACGACCAGGCCGATGCCCGGGCGCACGTAGAACGGTCCGTCGCCGATGGTCCAGGCCAGGCCCACACCGGCGAACGAGGTGTCCCCGCGCGTGTTGAGATTGCCGACAACATAGGGTTCCGGCTTGCCCAGAAAGCCCAGCGCCTCGATCCCGTCGAAGCGCACGCCGGCGGCGATGTCGACGCCGCCTTCCGTGGTCTCCAGCGTGAACGGCGTGTCCACCGCGTGGGCGTAGACGCCGCCGAACACCTCCTGGGCGCAAGCCGCGGCAGGAAGGGTGACAGTGGCGGCCAGCGCCGCGAGCATGGCTAGGGACGAGTGCATGGCCACGCCTGTTGCACCGATTCGCTTTCGCCAGCCTGACCGGGCCTACAGCGTTCTGAGGTAGGCGATTACCTCACGGCGCTGCGCCGGGTTCAGCCCGGGCGGCGGCATGGTGGTGCCCGGGACGACGGCAGCTGGATCGGCAAGGTAGCGGTCGAGATTGCCCTCGTTCCAGGTGATGGTCGCGCCCTGCATCGCCGCGCTGTAGTTGGCCCCGGGCACGCTGCCGGCGCGCCGGCCGAACACGCCGGCCAGGCTCGGCCCGATGCCGTTCTGGCCGCGCTGCACCGAATGGCACACGGCGCAGGTGGCGAAAGACTGCGGCGGACCCGCGGCAGCGACCGGTGCGGGCGCAGCAGTGGGCGCGGCGGCACGCGTGGTGGCAGAAGCACTGGGCGCAGGCGACGGCGTGTCGGTCGGCGCGGGCGCTCCCTCCCCTTCCGCCGCATCGCCGGCTTCGCCAGCCTCATCGGCCTCCATGGTTGCAGTTTCGTCGGCCTGGGCGGGCGTGACCGCGGCATCGCGCGTCGCGCCCTCGCCATCGGCGGCCTGGTTGATCTGGTCCGAAACCTCGTTCGAGTCTCCGCCGCATCCCGAAAGCAGCAATGCCAGGGCGGAACCGGCGGCAAAAAGTGCAGACACGCGCATCACGAATATCCCTCTGTCTTTGACTATGTCCCATAAACGGCAAGTGGCACGAACGGCAAGGGTTGTGACATCGCCGCCGCAAGACTCATGATTTTCACGGTCGGACGACGCCACGCGGTTCCCATGCAGCCAGCCAGGGCCTATCCGGACGGGCCGCCCCGAAACGGTCCAGATCATGCGCCCCGTCGCCCATCCCCCCACGCCCGGCTGGCAAGCCGAGACGCGCGAGACCCTGCGGCTGGCGGGGCCGCTGGCGCTCGCCAACATGCTGCAAATGCTGACCTATGCGATCGACGTCATCTTCATTGCCCGCATCGGCGCGCAGGAACTGGCGGCATCGTCACTGGCGGTGGCGGTGTTCGGACTGGTGCTGTGGAGCCTGCAGAGCCTGACCGGCGCGGTCGCACCGATCATGGCGAGCGAGCTGGGCGCACGCGCGCCGGCGCTGCGCCCCGTTCGCCGGTCCGTGCGCAT
This is a stretch of genomic DNA from Aurantiacibacter arachoides. It encodes these proteins:
- the rplJ gene encoding 50S ribosomal protein L10 produces the protein MDRSQKSEAVAELNKVFNEVGVVVVTRNLGMTVGQSTDLRGKMRDAGASYKVAKNRLAKLALKDTDYAGIEEYLTGPVGLAWSTDPVAAAKAAVDFAKSNDKLEIVGGSMGTQVLDEAGIRSLASMPSLDELRGKIVGLVNAPATKVVRTIAEPAGMLARVVGAYAAKDAA
- the rplL gene encoding 50S ribosomal protein L7/L12, with product MADIAKLVEDLSALTVMEAAELAKALEEAWGVSAAAAVAVAGPAAGGDAPAAEEQTEFDVILTGDGGKKIQVIKEVRAITGLGLTEAKTLVESAPKVVKEGVNKAEAEEVKAKIEAAGGTVELK
- a CDS encoding phosphatase PAP2 family protein; this encodes MDQRQTNLDDAATGEGLIASMDLAVVGALHPYRDNPALKAIGAASELADQPPLIAASLGTLIAGLLTRRPRLARTGLAMLASHALATGIKTLVKDRIDRPRPGKVEREGEHAIEPGTSTDGEDRSFPSGHSAGAFAVARAVAREYPGGAPVAMALATTASAIQVPRKAHFPSDVIVGVAIGLASEAIVAFALRRLWRAD
- a CDS encoding acyloxyacyl hydrolase, with the protein product MHSSLAMLAALAATVTLPAAACAQEVFGGVYAHAVDTPFTLETTEGGVDIAAGVRFDGIEALGFLGKPEPYVVGNLNTRGDTSFAGVGLAWTIGDGPFYVRPGIGLVVHDGPELRVNPATGIRTDLGSRVLFEPEIGVGYRVSERASVEAHWMHISQGQIFDSNQNPGIDMIGARINYRI
- a CDS encoding c-type cytochrome, which translates into the protein MRVSALFAAGSALALLLSGCGGDSNEVSDQINQAADGEGATRDAAVTPAQADETATMEADEAGEAGDAAEGEGAPAPTDTPSPAPSASATTRAAAPTAAPAPVAAAGPPQSFATCAVCHSVQRGQNGIGPSLAGVFGRRAGSVPGANYSAAMQGATITWNEGNLDRYLADPAAVVPGTTMPPPGLNPAQRREVIAYLRTL